In a single window of the Candidatus Thermoplasmatota archaeon genome:
- a CDS encoding CBS domain-containing protein yields MSHVPLILKDIVKTFELPTIEGDATVLSAIHKMLAENKFSVLVPRKNKNDAYGIVTKKDIVSKVVAEGKDPKKVKVKDIMSKPLVILTNLSLDLRWVAKAMANSGVSTIAVFDKGDFYGYVTEACIIEGVYNALRRAKLEQGVEYVSC; encoded by the coding sequence ATGAGCCACGTTCCTCTCATCCTGAAGGACATCGTGAAGACCTTCGAGCTCCCCACAATCGAAGGAGATGCGACGGTCTTAAGCGCAATCCACAAGATGCTCGCCGAGAACAAGTTCTCGGTTCTCGTACCCAGGAAGAACAAGAACGACGCTTACGGAATAGTCACGAAGAAGGATATCGTGTCCAAGGTCGTTGCCGAAGGGAAGGACCCTAAGAAGGTCAAGGTCAAGGACATCATGTCCAAGCCTCTCGTTATCCTGACAAACCTGTCTCTGGATCTTCGATGGGTGGCCAAGGCCATGGCCAACTCCGGGGTGTCCACGATCGCTGTCTTCGACAAAGGAGACTTCTATGGATATGTGACTGAGGCGTGCATCATCGAAGGAGTCTACAACGCGTTGAGGAGAGCTAAGCTGGAGCAGGGAGTCGAATACGTGTCCTGTTGA
- a CDS encoding CBS domain-containing protein gives MELRDMLSGSSPVRISPDATVSDALVSMIENKTDFLLIDRRSQNDSYGIISRWDIVEGAIANGRDLATSPVTDFARKPLVVMNNLNLDIRWVAKKMANERVSKIAVFNADEFLGFITDVDILKVIAARAKQIKEAKE, from the coding sequence GAGTCCCGTTAGGATATCTCCAGACGCGACTGTGAGCGACGCGCTTGTATCCATGATCGAGAACAAGACGGACTTCCTGCTTATTGACCGCAGAAGTCAGAACGACTCATATGGGATTATCTCGAGATGGGACATCGTGGAAGGAGCGATTGCCAACGGCCGGGACCTAGCCACATCTCCAGTGACGGATTTCGCCAGGAAACCGCTTGTCGTCATGAACAACTTGAATCTCGACATCCGATGGGTAGCGAAGAAGATGGCAAACGAACGGGTTTCGAAGATTGCCGTGTTCAACGCAGACGAATTTCTTGGGTTCATCACCGATGTCGATATCCTCAAAGTAATCGCCGCGCGAGCGAAGCAGATCAAGGAGGCAAAGGAATGA